The genome window GTGAGCCGGAGTTTGTGGAGGATATGTCTGGAGAGGATTTGGACATTACTGCGCTGAAACGGAATACGAAAGATATTATTTGCGCTTTTCCGAAGATTTCTTGCGTTGTAATCGGGGTGCCGGGAATTGAGATTGGTGGTAAACTGCGGGCGATGGACTTTCCGCTACTTTTAAATGTGCAATTGCGGGAGACTTTGGAAGCGGAAGTGAATTTGCCGGTGTTGGTTGAGACGGATACGAATGCGGCGATTTTAGGGTATAAAAATCGGCCGGTGAAAGAGGAGAATATCGTTGGACTTTATTATCCGGAGCGTTTTCCACCGGGTGCGGGGCTATTGATGAACGGGGAGATTTTGAAAGGTCAGAACGGACTGGCTGGGGAGATTAAGCATATGCCGCTTCAGGTGGACTGGGATAACTTTGATTTTTCGGTCGATGAAATTAAAGCGCATATTCGTAAAATGGCGCTCCTCACGATGAGTTTTTATGATCCGGAAACGATTGTGCTGTATACGAATTTTTATTTTGGACAGAAGGATTTTATGGAAGAATTGAAAGAAGAGTTGAAGCAAGTTTATCCGTATGCGGTTTTGCCGGAGATTGTGTTGTCGCGTAAGTTTACGACGGATTACCGGATTGGGCTTTTGGCGTTTGGGATTGATTATTTGGAGAATAATATGACGGATTGGCGGATATAAAAAAAGAGCCCTTTGACAGGCTCTTTTTTACTTATTTAAAGAAATTCGGTAAATACTCTTTATGCGCTTCTAAAAGTTCGTCCAGCATTTCGCGGGCTACAGATTCGCTTGGAGTTAGTGGGTTGATTGTCATTGCAAGGAGTGCTTTGTCGTAATCTCCAGTAACTGCTGCTTCGGCTGTTAGGCGCTCGAAAGTTTTGATTTCTTGGATGATGCCGTTGATAGCGATTGGAAGGCGTCCGCTTGCTAGTGGAATTGGGCCTTGACGAGTGATAACACAGTTTGTTTCTACTGCGGAATCAGGGTCGATATCAAGGATGGC of Listeria monocytogenes contains these proteins:
- a CDS encoding ROK family transcriptional regulator, which encodes MAIPRDLKELNKKNIKSILRQQGAMTKAEIAEVTGLSVVTVNKLIRDLVENEEILEQDNSVATGGRRAVSYEINPNFQQVLVISLQEKWKKITYSFSVYNLLGEPEFVEDMSGEDLDITALKRNTKDIICAFPKISCVVIGVPGIEIGGKLRAMDFPLLLNVQLRETLEAEVNLPVLVETDTNAAILGYKNRPVKEENIVGLYYPERFPPGAGLLMNGEILKGQNGLAGEIKHMPLQVDWDNFDFSVDEIKAHIRKMALLTMSFYDPETIVLYTNFYFGQKDFMEELKEELKQVYPYAVLPEIVLSRKFTTDYRIGLLAFGIDYLENNMTDWRI